A window of the Vicinamibacteria bacterium genome harbors these coding sequences:
- a CDS encoding M23 family metallopeptidase, whose translation MANEFYTLIVVPHAKARFRKFQISVRLTKWVLGVVAVLALALVGILAHYTWINVEVAELRRLRVENLALSTKAQAYEQNTGKLQAKLLTLQNMVMKLGVMAGLEPSLPDAKLGGVGGVSSLESTAPSIEPSLSMQAMEKNVEDLTERSSRLEEFYQDQKVLLASTPSIWPVRGYLSAAFGNRLDPFTGLKDFHSGIDISTPLGTKVQAPADGLVIAAHPSGGYGNAVVIDHGFGIVTRYAHLAGFNSRPGQRVRRGDVIGFVGSTGKSTAPHLHYEVWVRDQAQNPIQFILDEYRSFG comes from the coding sequence ATGGCGAACGAGTTTTACACCCTCATCGTGGTTCCGCACGCCAAGGCCCGCTTTCGGAAATTCCAGATTTCGGTTCGGCTCACCAAATGGGTACTGGGCGTGGTCGCGGTTCTGGCCCTCGCTCTGGTCGGCATCCTCGCCCATTACACCTGGATAAACGTGGAGGTGGCCGAGCTGCGCCGCCTGCGCGTGGAGAACCTAGCCCTTTCTACCAAGGCACAAGCCTACGAACAGAATACAGGCAAGCTCCAGGCCAAGCTGCTCACCCTCCAGAACATGGTGATGAAGCTGGGGGTCATGGCCGGTCTCGAGCCCAGCCTGCCCGACGCCAAGCTGGGAGGCGTGGGGGGCGTCTCAAGCCTGGAGTCCACCGCGCCGTCCATCGAGCCGTCGCTCTCGATGCAGGCCATGGAGAAGAACGTCGAGGACCTGACGGAGCGGTCCTCGAGGCTTGAAGAGTTCTACCAGGACCAGAAGGTCCTCCTAGCCTCGACCCCGTCCATCTGGCCGGTTCGCGGGTACCTCTCGGCCGCATTCGGCAACCGGCTGGATCCCTTCACCGGGCTCAAGGACTTCCACTCCGGTATCGACATCTCCACGCCTCTGGGCACCAAGGTCCAGGCCCCGGCCGACGGGCTTGTGATTGCGGCGCACCCCAGCGGTGGCTACGGTAACGCGGTCGTAATCGACCACGGCTTCGGCATCGTCACCCGCTACGCCCACCTGGCCGGGTTCAACTCCCGGCCCGGGCAGCGCGTGCGGCGGGGGGACGTTATCGGTTTCGTGGGCAGCACCGGCAAGTCCACGGCTCCTCACCTGCACTACGAGGTCTGGGTCCGTGACCAGGCCCAGAACCCGATCCAGTTCATCCTGGACGAGTATCGGAGCTTTGGTTAG
- the secA gene encoding preprotein translocase subunit SecA, with translation MLNAILTKIIGTKNERELKKIRPLVQRIGELEPSLLGQSDAALAARTAEFRHRLEKGESLDALLPEAFAVVREAGRRVLNMRHFDVQLIGGIVLHRGTIAEMKTGEGKTLVATLAAYLNALEGKGVHVVTVNDYLAKRDSEWMGRIFRFLGLTVGVIQHHLSDQERQVAYGADITYGTNNEFGFDYLRDNMKFDLGSYVQRGHHFAIVDEVDSILIDEARTPLIISGPAEESTDKYYRINGVVPKLKPGARITGDKKAEERAELEKTGDYIVDEKAKTVTLTEQGMLHAEGLLGVQNLWDPSNMEVLHHVNQALRAHTLFQRDVDYVVNDGQVVIVDEFTGRLMPGRRWSDGLHQAVEAKEKVKIERENQTLATITFQNYFRMYKKLAGMTGTAETEAPEFDKIYKLEVLVIPTNRPLIRVENPDVVYRTEPEKFEAVLTEIKELHASGRPVLVGTISIEKSEHLSGLLKRAGIKHVVLNAKYHEREAEIVAQAGRFGAVTIATNMAGRGTDIILGGVPDHRVKAILLEKEIEPEKVTPAERQVATDQALGEMAAEYKKTLVEHKPSAEDRQTLARRYLGILASFAPDHPSVQALLTLAPEASGLRAYLDTVRGLPRPAKEKIARAFYPQIEKPVDFLAVHPLRATIDGIAASREFAAVDSFLEANERERVVALGGLHILATERHEARRIDNQLRGRAGRQGDPGSSRFYLSLQDDLMRIFGSDRISGLMLKLGMEEGVPIEHRMVTRSIERAQKQVEAQNFAVRKHLLEYDDVMNKQRTAVYDMRRMVLEGKDTRAYVVNLAREVLDWYLDNYCAEAQDPGEWNLEGLRLALKETYGIEVSLAELSQLGRTEAAESLEARIKAKYEEKERQVGPELMLFHQRMIMLQIVDTQWKDHLYSLDHLKEGIGLRGYGQRDPLVEYKKESFNMFQALMDRIDEEILRWIFLYQPVPVPPEDEGSGGGPTTPARRPTRDHRGAPVDARIREPELALAGARALPRNLSFNDPTESPSAFARAEPREAQGGGDEVQTYRREGKKVGRNDPCPCGSGKKYKRCHGGN, from the coding sequence TTGCTGAACGCGATCCTCACCAAGATCATCGGCACCAAGAACGAGCGCGAGCTCAAGAAGATCAGGCCCCTGGTGCAGCGCATCGGGGAACTGGAACCATCCCTCCTCGGCCAGAGCGACGCCGCCCTCGCCGCCCGCACGGCCGAGTTCAGGCACCGCCTGGAGAAGGGCGAGAGCCTGGACGCCCTTCTTCCCGAGGCCTTCGCGGTCGTGCGCGAGGCCGGCCGGCGCGTGCTCAACATGCGCCACTTCGACGTCCAGCTCATAGGCGGCATCGTCCTCCACCGCGGCACCATCGCGGAGATGAAGACGGGCGAGGGCAAGACTCTGGTCGCCACCCTCGCCGCCTATCTGAACGCGCTCGAGGGCAAGGGCGTCCATGTGGTCACCGTCAACGATTACTTGGCCAAGCGCGACAGCGAGTGGATGGGCCGCATCTTCCGGTTCCTGGGTCTCACGGTGGGGGTGATCCAGCACCACCTGAGCGACCAGGAGCGCCAGGTGGCCTACGGGGCCGACATCACTTACGGCACCAACAACGAGTTCGGCTTCGACTACCTGCGCGACAACATGAAGTTCGACCTCGGAAGTTACGTCCAGCGCGGGCATCACTTCGCGATCGTGGACGAGGTGGACTCCATCCTCATCGACGAGGCCCGCACCCCCCTCATCATCAGCGGCCCCGCGGAGGAATCCACCGACAAGTACTACCGCATCAACGGAGTGGTGCCCAAGCTGAAGCCGGGGGCCCGCATCACGGGCGACAAGAAGGCCGAGGAGCGGGCGGAGCTGGAGAAGACCGGGGACTACATCGTCGACGAGAAGGCCAAGACGGTCACCCTCACCGAGCAGGGCATGCTGCACGCGGAGGGCCTGCTGGGGGTCCAGAACCTCTGGGACCCCTCCAACATGGAGGTCCTCCACCACGTCAACCAGGCCCTGCGGGCCCACACCCTTTTCCAGCGCGATGTGGACTACGTGGTCAACGACGGCCAGGTCGTGATCGTGGACGAGTTCACGGGCCGGCTCATGCCCGGTCGTCGCTGGTCGGACGGGCTGCACCAGGCGGTGGAAGCCAAGGAGAAGGTGAAGATCGAGCGGGAGAACCAGACCCTCGCCACCATCACCTTCCAGAACTACTTCCGGATGTACAAGAAGCTGGCGGGCATGACCGGCACCGCGGAGACCGAGGCCCCGGAGTTCGACAAGATCTACAAGCTCGAGGTCCTGGTCATTCCCACTAACCGGCCCCTGATCCGGGTCGAGAACCCGGACGTGGTCTACCGGACGGAGCCGGAAAAGTTCGAGGCCGTGCTGACCGAGATCAAGGAACTGCACGCCTCCGGACGGCCGGTGCTGGTAGGCACGATCTCCATCGAGAAGTCCGAGCATCTCTCGGGCCTGCTGAAGCGGGCGGGGATCAAGCATGTGGTCCTGAACGCCAAGTACCACGAGCGCGAAGCGGAGATCGTGGCCCAGGCCGGTCGCTTCGGGGCGGTGACCATCGCCACCAACATGGCCGGGCGGGGAACCGACATCATCCTGGGAGGAGTGCCCGACCACCGCGTCAAGGCGATCCTCCTCGAGAAGGAGATCGAGCCCGAGAAGGTAACACCCGCGGAGCGACAGGTCGCCACCGACCAGGCCTTGGGGGAAATGGCGGCCGAGTACAAGAAGACGCTGGTCGAGCACAAGCCCTCGGCGGAGGACCGCCAAACGTTGGCCCGGCGCTATCTCGGAATCCTCGCCTCCTTTGCCCCCGACCACCCTTCCGTCCAGGCCCTGCTCACCCTGGCCCCGGAAGCCTCCGGGCTAAGGGCCTACCTGGACACGGTGCGCGGCCTGCCCCGGCCGGCTAAGGAGAAGATCGCCCGCGCCTTCTATCCCCAGATCGAGAAGCCGGTGGACTTCCTCGCCGTTCATCCCCTGAGAGCGACGATCGACGGCATCGCGGCCTCCCGCGAGTTCGCCGCCGTGGACTCCTTTCTGGAAGCCAACGAGCGCGAACGGGTGGTGGCCCTGGGCGGCCTGCACATCCTGGCCACGGAGCGCCACGAGGCCCGCCGCATCGACAACCAGCTCCGGGGCCGGGCCGGCCGCCAAGGGGACCCCGGCTCCTCGCGGTTCTATCTCTCCTTGCAGGACGACCTCATGCGCATCTTCGGCTCCGACCGCATCAGCGGCCTGATGCTGAAGCTGGGCATGGAGGAAGGGGTGCCCATCGAGCATCGGATGGTCACCCGCTCCATCGAGCGGGCCCAGAAGCAGGTGGAGGCTCAGAACTTCGCGGTCCGCAAGCACCTCCTCGAGTACGACGACGTCATGAACAAGCAGCGGACCGCCGTCTACGACATGCGGCGCATGGTCCTGGAGGGGAAGGACACCCGCGCCTATGTGGTTAACCTCGCGCGCGAGGTGCTGGACTGGTACCTGGACAACTACTGCGCGGAGGCGCAGGACCCGGGGGAGTGGAACCTGGAGGGCCTGCGCCTGGCCTTGAAGGAGACCTACGGGATCGAAGTCAGCCTCGCGGAGCTCTCGCAGCTGGGCCGGACGGAGGCGGCAGAGAGCCTGGAGGCCCGGATCAAGGCCAAGTACGAGGAGAAGGAGCGCCAGGTCGGGCCGGAGCTCATGCTCTTCCACCAGCGCATGATCATGCTCCAGATCGTGGACACCCAGTGGAAGGACCACCTCTACTCCCTGGATCACCTCAAGGAGGGCATCGGGCTGCGCGGGTATGGCCAGCGCGACCCCCTGGTGGAGTACAAGAAGGAATCCTTCAACATGTTCCAGGCCCTCATGGACCGGATCGACGAGGAGATCCTGCGCTGGATCTTCCTCTACCAGCCGGTGCCGGTGCCGCCGGAGGACGAGGGGAGCGGCGGCGGTCCGACAACGCCCGCGCGGAGGCCGACCAGAGACCACCGCGGTGCCCCCGTGGACGCACGGATCCGGGAGCCGGAGCTGGCGCTGGCCGGAGCGCGCGCGCTCCCCCGCAACTTGAGCTTCAATGACCCCACCGAATCTCCCTCCGCCTTCGCGCGGGCGGAGCCCCGGGAGGCGCAGGGCGGGGGGGACGAGGTGCAGACCTACCGCCGGGAGGGCAAGAAGGTGGGCCGGAACGATCCCTGCCCCTGCGGGAGCGGCAAGAAATACAAGCGGTGTCACGGGGGGAATTGA
- a CDS encoding sulfatase has protein sequence MRRVPALLALAFIACPGPGKEVSTKPSAGGTRLSVLLLTIDTLRADHLGTYGYPRKTSPRLDALGREGTVFEEAYTYWPKTRGSFVALLTGRRASQTGYSKTHPILVEMNPTLASVLKAAGYATTAVVDNPNLAASLGYAKGFQAYRETWEEAALPSEMDRTRAITEAGVKFLGEARPDRPFLLWLHYVNPHAPYTPPPPFDTAFLDPSAAAGPHLKVVRDYHGGIPYQWAVPGHDRLGYYVAQYDGEIATVDQEVGKVVDALKASAVRDNTILVLTSDHGESLGEHDYFFDHGEDLFDPSLRIPLIAILPGGPPGQRSDVLASTLDIVPTILDAVKVSYPPDLAGESLLPVIRGGAGPARPRLYAQNDRNLSGTWDRRLKVVATPVGDGNRYALFDRRADPGETHDLARSRPDELRVQRRELELLQERSDREWVRTRGLLEGKPGPPPLSPETCEKLRAIGYVPEGCP, from the coding sequence GTGAGGCGTGTTCCCGCCCTGCTGGCCCTGGCCTTCATCGCCTGTCCCGGGCCCGGGAAAGAGGTCTCGACGAAGCCCTCCGCGGGGGGCACGCGCCTCAGCGTCCTCCTGCTCACGATCGATACCCTCCGGGCCGATCACTTGGGGACCTACGGCTACCCCCGGAAGACCAGCCCCCGCCTCGATGCCCTGGGGCGGGAAGGGACAGTGTTCGAGGAGGCCTATACGTATTGGCCGAAGACGCGGGGGAGTTTCGTGGCCCTCTTGACCGGACGGCGGGCCTCCCAGACCGGCTACAGCAAGACCCACCCCATCCTCGTGGAGATGAACCCCACCCTGGCAAGCGTGCTCAAGGCCGCGGGCTACGCCACCACCGCGGTCGTGGACAACCCGAACCTCGCGGCCTCGCTCGGCTACGCCAAGGGCTTCCAAGCCTACCGGGAGACCTGGGAGGAGGCGGCCCTCCCCTCGGAGATGGACCGCACGCGGGCCATCACGGAGGCGGGGGTCAAGTTTCTGGGGGAGGCGCGCCCCGACCGGCCCTTCCTGCTCTGGCTCCACTACGTCAACCCCCACGCCCCCTACACCCCGCCCCCGCCTTTTGACACCGCCTTCCTGGACCCCTCCGCCGCCGCGGGCCCGCACCTCAAGGTGGTGAGGGACTACCACGGGGGGATTCCCTACCAATGGGCGGTGCCGGGCCATGACCGACTGGGCTACTACGTCGCCCAATACGACGGCGAGATCGCCACCGTGGACCAGGAGGTGGGGAAGGTCGTGGATGCGCTCAAGGCCTCCGCCGTCCGCGACAACACGATTCTCGTGCTGACCTCGGACCACGGGGAGAGCCTGGGGGAGCACGACTACTTCTTCGATCACGGCGAAGACCTCTTCGACCCCTCCCTGCGCATCCCCCTCATCGCGATCCTCCCCGGCGGCCCCCCTGGGCAGCGCAGCGACGTGCTGGCCTCCACCCTGGACATCGTCCCCACCATTCTCGATGCGGTTAAGGTCTCCTACCCGCCCGACCTGGCGGGGGAGAGCCTCCTGCCCGTGATCCGCGGAGGGGCCGGCCCCGCCCGGCCGCGCCTCTACGCGCAGAACGACCGGAACCTGAGCGGAACCTGGGATCGGCGGCTCAAGGTCGTAGCCACTCCGGTGGGTGACGGCAACCGCTACGCGCTCTTCGACCGCCGGGCGGATCCCGGCGAGACCCACGACCTCGCGCGCTCCCGGCCCGACGAGCTCAGGGTGCAGCGGCGCGAGCTGGAGCTGCTACAGGAGCGCTCGGACCGGGAGTGGGTGCGGACGCGGGGGCTCCTGGAGGGGAAGCCGGGGCCGCCCCCCCTGAGCCCTGAGACTTGCGAGAAGCTGCGGGCGATCGGCTACGTCCCGGAGGGTTGCCCTTGA
- a CDS encoding radical SAM protein, which yields MTTTALGRWGGALGRMWRGPERLEMEVGPAGPRGELGVPSAEDGVWEVVTVQGRPCLTPNETSYYLYVTLPPHVLARSPEAIWLDVEYFGERYGEFRVQYASQDRSLPQDGLYKPAEQRWTGDTAGLRRFRRALFFLPAFDPGRTQNQGASLRLEFRRELLVSRLRASFEEPTDVAAFPALAPLPELRKMPGRFYPINYLFIEITNACNFKCTWCPDEIMNRRRGFMKKDKVFRLLDQIAEKKSWLGPLYPVKLHQMGEPMLHPDLVEIVERAERQGVGIELNTNCGLITQEKVDGLYRAGLTNLILSYQTPDPDSFKTRKAPRLVFDEYRDKVRLAVERKAALRARTNIEIDIMNTKHVDGQRIVSAEEQAVAFVQDWIAFARSLEKKYGLPPRDHNDEEVRSRRFLDQDENGSRYTLLDGVHLIWKRYHTWGNVIGGHTTAVVPDTYCPAPYDQFVVQWNGDVTTCCTDYEGRTKTANVFATSIEAIWKGDRLKQRKKDMLAGRLLDVCAKCQGVK from the coding sequence GTGACGACGACCGCGCTCGGCCGCTGGGGCGGCGCCCTGGGACGGATGTGGCGGGGGCCCGAACGCCTGGAGATGGAGGTGGGCCCCGCAGGGCCCCGGGGAGAGCTGGGCGTGCCCTCCGCGGAGGACGGGGTCTGGGAAGTGGTGACCGTCCAGGGCCGGCCGTGCCTGACCCCGAACGAGACCTCCTACTACCTCTACGTAACCCTGCCCCCCCACGTCCTGGCCCGCTCCCCGGAGGCGATCTGGCTCGACGTCGAGTACTTTGGGGAGCGTTACGGTGAATTCCGCGTCCAATACGCCTCCCAGGACCGATCCCTTCCCCAAGACGGGCTCTACAAGCCCGCCGAGCAGCGCTGGACGGGCGACACCGCCGGCCTCCGTCGCTTCCGCCGGGCCCTCTTCTTCCTCCCGGCCTTCGACCCTGGCCGGACCCAGAATCAGGGCGCCTCGCTCCGTCTGGAGTTTCGCCGCGAGCTCCTAGTCTCCCGACTCCGCGCGAGCTTCGAGGAGCCCACCGACGTGGCCGCTTTCCCCGCGCTCGCCCCTCTCCCCGAGCTCAGAAAGATGCCGGGGCGGTTCTATCCCATCAACTACCTGTTCATCGAGATCACCAACGCCTGCAACTTCAAGTGCACCTGGTGCCCCGACGAGATCATGAACCGCCGCCGCGGCTTCATGAAGAAGGACAAGGTTTTCCGCCTCCTGGACCAGATTGCGGAGAAGAAGTCCTGGCTGGGCCCCCTCTACCCAGTGAAGCTCCACCAGATGGGCGAGCCCATGCTGCACCCGGACCTGGTCGAGATCGTGGAGCGGGCGGAGCGCCAGGGGGTGGGCATCGAGCTCAACACCAACTGTGGCCTCATCACGCAGGAGAAAGTGGACGGCCTCTACCGGGCCGGCCTCACCAACCTCATCCTCTCCTACCAGACCCCGGACCCCGACTCCTTCAAGACCCGGAAGGCCCCCCGCCTGGTGTTCGATGAGTACCGGGACAAGGTGCGCCTGGCCGTGGAGCGCAAGGCGGCCTTGCGGGCCCGGACCAACATCGAGATCGACATCATGAACACCAAGCACGTCGATGGCCAGCGGATCGTGAGCGCGGAGGAACAAGCGGTGGCCTTCGTGCAAGACTGGATCGCCTTCGCCCGGTCCCTCGAGAAGAAGTACGGGCTTCCCCCGCGAGACCACAACGACGAGGAGGTTCGCTCCCGCCGCTTCCTCGATCAGGACGAGAACGGCAGCCGCTACACCCTCTTGGACGGCGTCCACCTCATCTGGAAGCGCTACCACACCTGGGGCAACGTGATCGGGGGCCACACCACCGCCGTCGTGCCCGATACCTACTGCCCCGCCCCCTACGACCAGTTCGTGGTCCAGTGGAACGGCGACGTCACCACTTGTTGCACGGACTACGAAGGCCGCACCAAGACCGCCAATGTGTTCGCCACCTCCATCGAGGCCATCTGGAAGGGCGACCGTCTCAAGCAGCGCAAGAAGGACATGCTCGCGGGGCGCCTCTTGGACGTGTGCGCGAAGTGTCAGGGGGTCAAGTAG
- a CDS encoding 2,3,4,5-tetrahydropyridine-2,6-dicarboxylate N-succinyltransferase, with amino-acid sequence MPKALPEQIEAYYSLPAEALGDEARAVFDAFREGLELGLIRAAEPGGDGWRVNAWVKKGILLGFRLGRLLEFPPAGPLHFVDKDTLPPRRLGLKDGVRIVPGGSAVRSGAHLGPGVVIMPPAYVNVGAHVGEGTMIDSHALVGSCAQVGRRVHLSAGAMLGGVLEPVGALPVIVEDEVLVGGNCGVYEGAIVGRRAVLGSGVVLTGSVTVYDIPRKTTYRRTPDTPLRIPEGAVVVPGSRRLAEPFAERHGLALATPVIVKYRDEKTEAAAALEEALR; translated from the coding sequence GTGCCAAAGGCGCTTCCCGAGCAGATCGAGGCGTATTACTCCTTGCCCGCGGAGGCCCTGGGCGACGAGGCCCGCGCCGTCTTCGACGCCTTCCGGGAGGGTCTGGAACTGGGCCTTATCCGCGCCGCCGAGCCGGGCGGTGACGGTTGGCGGGTGAACGCCTGGGTGAAGAAGGGAATCCTGCTCGGATTCCGGCTCGGCCGCCTCCTCGAGTTCCCGCCCGCGGGGCCCCTCCACTTCGTGGACAAGGACACTCTTCCGCCCCGTCGGCTGGGCTTGAAGGACGGTGTCCGAATCGTACCCGGCGGCTCCGCCGTGCGGTCCGGCGCCCATCTCGGGCCGGGGGTGGTGATCATGCCCCCCGCCTATGTGAACGTGGGAGCCCACGTGGGAGAGGGAACGATGATCGACTCCCACGCCCTCGTGGGCTCCTGCGCGCAGGTGGGGCGGCGCGTTCATCTCTCGGCCGGGGCCATGCTAGGGGGGGTGCTGGAGCCGGTGGGGGCGTTGCCCGTGATCGTGGAGGACGAGGTGCTGGTGGGGGGCAACTGCGGTGTCTACGAGGGGGCGATCGTAGGCCGGAGGGCGGTGCTGGGCTCGGGGGTGGTCCTGACCGGCTCCGTGACCGTCTACGACATCCCCCGGAAGACGACCTATCGGCGGACTCCGGACACGCCCCTGCGGATCCCCGAGGGAGCGGTGGTGGTACCGGGCTCCCGCCGGCTGGCGGAGCCGTTCGCGGAGCGGCACGGCCTCGCCCTCGCCACCCCCGTGATCGTCAAATACCGCGACGAGAAAACGGAGGCCGCGGCCGCCCTCGAGGAGGCGCTGCGCTGA
- the guaB gene encoding IMP dehydrogenase yields MLDERLPEALTFDDVLLVPQKSEVLPSDVDVTTRLTRNLALQVPIISAAMDTVTEAPLAIAMAQEGGIGIIHKNMSIAAQASEVDKVKRSESGMIVDPVTVAPQARVEDALAVMAKYRISGVPVTVGSKLVGILTNRDLRFETRTSLPVSELMTKDNLVTVPVGTTLQQAKEILHRHKIEKLLVVDKDFNLKGLITVKDIQKQIKYPRACKDALGRLRVGAALGVTPDVLERAAALAEAKADVVVVDTAHGHTKGVRETVEALKKRFPDLELIAGNVGTHDGAAELVAAGVNAVKVGMGPGSICTTRVVSGAGMPQITAIAEAARATAKAGVPIIADGGVKFSGDVVKAIAAGASSVMIGSLFAGTDESPGELILRQGRSFKSYRGMGSIGAMKEGSRDRYFQEFEGSGDKLVPEGIEGMVPYKGPLSAMIQQLVGGLRAGMGYCGAASVRDLQTRSRFVRISPAGLKESHVHDVIITKEAPNYRLE; encoded by the coding sequence ATGCTCGACGAGCGACTGCCGGAGGCCCTGACTTTCGACGACGTGCTCCTGGTCCCCCAGAAGTCGGAGGTACTGCCCTCCGACGTGGACGTGACCACCCGCCTCACCCGGAATCTCGCCCTCCAGGTCCCCATCATCTCTGCGGCCATGGACACGGTGACGGAGGCGCCCCTGGCCATCGCCATGGCCCAGGAGGGGGGCATCGGCATCATTCACAAGAACATGTCCATCGCCGCCCAGGCCTCGGAAGTGGACAAGGTCAAGAGATCCGAGTCCGGGATGATCGTGGATCCGGTCACCGTGGCCCCCCAGGCCAGGGTGGAGGACGCCCTGGCGGTCATGGCCAAGTACCGCATCAGCGGGGTTCCCGTCACGGTGGGGAGCAAGCTAGTGGGGATCTTGACCAACCGCGACCTTCGCTTCGAGACCCGCACCAGCCTGCCCGTCTCGGAGTTGATGACCAAGGACAACCTTGTCACTGTGCCCGTAGGTACCACCCTGCAGCAGGCCAAAGAGATCCTGCACCGGCACAAGATCGAGAAGCTCCTGGTCGTGGACAAGGACTTCAACCTGAAGGGTCTCATCACGGTCAAGGACATCCAGAAGCAGATCAAGTACCCGCGGGCCTGCAAGGACGCCCTGGGCCGGCTGCGCGTGGGAGCCGCGCTCGGCGTGACCCCCGACGTCCTCGAACGGGCGGCCGCCCTCGCGGAAGCCAAGGCGGACGTGGTGGTGGTGGACACCGCCCACGGCCACACCAAGGGCGTGCGCGAGACGGTGGAGGCGCTCAAGAAGCGCTTCCCCGATCTGGAGCTGATCGCGGGGAACGTAGGCACCCACGACGGGGCAGCCGAGCTGGTGGCGGCAGGAGTGAACGCGGTCAAGGTGGGAATGGGGCCGGGCTCGATCTGCACCACGCGGGTGGTCTCGGGAGCGGGCATGCCCCAGATAACGGCCATCGCCGAGGCGGCGCGGGCCACCGCCAAGGCCGGGGTGCCCATCATCGCCGACGGGGGGGTCAAGTTTTCGGGGGACGTGGTGAAGGCCATTGCCGCCGGGGCTTCCTCGGTGATGATCGGATCGCTCTTCGCGGGCACCGACGAGAGCCCGGGGGAGCTGATTCTCCGCCAAGGCCGCTCCTTCAAGAGCTATCGCGGCATGGGTTCGATCGGAGCCATGAAAGAGGGTTCTCGCGACCGCTACTTTCAGGAGTTCGAAGGCTCCGGGGACAAGCTGGTGCCGGAGGGCATCGAAGGGATGGTCCCCTACAAGGGCCCGCTCTCGGCCATGATCCAGCAGCTGGTGGGGGGCCTGCGGGCGGGCATGGGCTATTGCGGGGCGGCCTCCGTCCGGGACCTCCAGACCCGCTCGCGGTTTGTGCGGATCTCCCCCGCAGGGCTCAAAGAGAGCCACGTCCACGACGTCATCATCACGAAAGAAGCCCCCAATTACCGCCTCGAATAG
- the dapA gene encoding 4-hydroxy-tetrahydrodipicolinate synthase, whose protein sequence is MARSFAGAGVALVTPFTKDGSLDEGALRRLVRRQVEGGIDVLVPCGTTGESATLSGEEQRRVIEITLAEAGRTPVLAGAGSNDTRVAIEKARAAAAQGAHGVLSVGPYYNKPTSEGYYRHFAAIADASSVPVVVYNVPGRTGSNIDAKALLRLAQHGNVAAVKEASGNLGQIMDILRDRPPGFEVLSGDDAFTLALMALGAEGVISVAANQVPRPMHDLVAACARGDFAEARRLHNRLLRLMNLNFLESNPIPVKASLALLGLCEESFRLPLCPPADSTREALRSALEELELL, encoded by the coding sequence ATGGCACGATCGTTCGCGGGTGCGGGGGTGGCCCTGGTCACCCCTTTCACGAAGGACGGGAGCCTGGACGAGGGCGCGCTCCGCCGGCTGGTGCGTCGCCAGGTTGAAGGAGGGATCGACGTCCTGGTGCCCTGCGGGACGACGGGGGAGAGCGCGACCCTCAGCGGGGAGGAGCAGCGGCGGGTCATCGAGATCACGCTCGCGGAGGCGGGGAGGACCCCGGTCCTGGCCGGGGCGGGCAGCAACGACACGCGGGTCGCCATCGAGAAAGCGCGGGCCGCGGCGGCCCAGGGCGCACACGGCGTGCTCTCGGTGGGTCCCTACTACAACAAGCCCACCTCCGAGGGCTACTACCGCCACTTTGCGGCCATTGCCGACGCGAGCTCGGTGCCGGTGGTGGTCTACAACGTTCCCGGCCGGACGGGAAGCAACATCGACGCCAAGGCCCTCCTGCGCCTGGCCCAGCACGGGAACGTGGCCGCGGTGAAAGAGGCCTCCGGCAACCTGGGCCAGATCATGGACATCCTCCGCGACCGGCCACCAGGCTTCGAGGTACTCTCCGGAGACGACGCCTTCACCTTGGCCCTGATGGCGCTGGGAGCCGAAGGGGTCATCTCCGTGGCCGCTAACCAGGTTCCCCGTCCCATGCACGACCTGGTGGCAGCCTGCGCGCGCGGGGACTTCGCGGAGGCCCGGCGGCTCCACAACCGGCTCCTGCGCCTCATGAACCTGAATTTCCTCGAATCCAACCCCATCCCCGTAAAGGCCTCGCTCGCCCTCTTGGGCCTCTGTGAGGAGAGCTTCCGCTTGCCCCTCTGCCCGCCTGCCGACTCCACCCGGGAGGCCCTCCGCTCCGCCTTAGAGGAGCTGGAGCTGCTCTGA
- a CDS encoding cupin domain-containing protein, producing MITAQELIARLRLDPLPVEGGHFRQTYVSEEMLPAAALPARYGRAKPLSTAIYYLLTDEADSFSALHRLPTEEVYHFYLGDPVELLLLHADGKSELAVLGPDLEAGQSVQLVVPRGAWQGSRLRAGGRLALLGTTMAPGWDVLDYEGGEREALIRRYPGEAERIRALTRTHPA from the coding sequence ATGATCACGGCCCAGGAATTGATCGCCCGGCTTCGCCTCGACCCCCTGCCTGTGGAAGGGGGTCATTTCCGCCAGACCTACGTGTCGGAAGAGATGCTTCCCGCCGCCGCCCTGCCCGCCCGCTACGGGCGCGCGAAGCCCCTCTCCACCGCCATTTACTACCTTCTCACCGACGAAGCCGACTCCTTCTCCGCCCTCCACCGCCTCCCCACCGAGGAGGTCTACCACTTCTATCTGGGAGACCCGGTGGAGCTCCTCCTGCTCCACGCCGACGGAAAGAGCGAGCTCGCGGTCCTGGGGCCCGACCTGGAGGCTGGCCAGAGTGTGCAGCTGGTGGTACCGCGCGGCGCCTGGCAGGGTTCGCGGCTGCGGGCCGGAGGACGCCTTGCCCTCCTGGGCACGACCATGGCCCCCGGCTGGGACGTCCTGGACTACGAAGGCGGCGAGCGGGAGGCGCTGATCCGGCGCTACCCGGGGGAGGCCGAGCGCATCCGGGCCCTCACCCGTACCCACCCCGCCTGA